One segment of Labrus mixtus chromosome 10, fLabMix1.1, whole genome shotgun sequence DNA contains the following:
- the tmem129 gene encoding E3 ubiquitin-protein ligase TM129 has translation MESPPELSFTLAYIVFCLCFVFTPTEFRSAGITVQNLFGSWLGSEDLGFTQYHVRRTSVTVLVHSALPLGYYLGMCLAAPDKNLLYVHQVSDGWRTFLLVSLGLQLLGWMLVVYWSRRNWTYHPISRALQAHVQPPHSNWGSVASSINTEFRRIDKFATGAPGARVIITDTWVLKVTTYHVYIALQSECHVTVTESRQHQLSPDSTSPTQILTLRVESINPAARAFHISLNSTEYSELREKLHAPIRSSANVVIHQTISELFLDTFRAQVDLNPPYTLPSGQDLEPCIGCMQVPANSKLVTLCHTEESEGDSDCQRCFCRPMWCLSCLGRWFASRQDQQRPETWLSSQVPCPTCRARFCILDVCVVR, from the exons ATGGAGAGTCCGCCGGAGCTAAGTTTTACTTTGGCCTATATAGTATTCTGTCTATGCTTCGTCTTCACCCCCACAGAGTTCAGGTCCGCCGGGATCACCGTTCAGAACCTGTTCGGCTCCTGGCTCGGCAGCGAGGATTTGGGCTTCACCCAGTACCACGTCCGCAGGACCAGCGTCACCGTGCTGGTCCACAGCGCCCTGCCTCTGG gttACTACTTGGGCATGTGTCTCGCCGCTCCTGACAAAAACCTTCTTTATGTCCACCAG GTGAGTGACGGGTGGAGGAccttcctcctcgtctctctcggCCTCCAGCTGCTCGGCTGGATGCTTGTCGTCTATTGGTCCAGACGCAATTGGACCTACCATCCAATCAGCCGGGCCCTGCAGGCCCACGTCCAGCCCCCCCACTCCAACTGGGGCTCTGTGGCCTCCAGCATCAACACCGAGTTCAGACGCATCGACAAGTTCGCTACAGGAGCTCCTGGAGCACGAGTAATCATCACCGACACCTGGGTGCTGAAG GTGACCACCTATCACGTCTACATCGCCCTGCAGTCTGAGTGTCATGTAACCGTCACAGAGTCCAGACAGCATCAGCTGAGTCCAGACTCCACCTCCCCGACACAGATCCTCACCCTAAGAGTGGAAAGCATCAACCCTGCAGCCAGAGCCTTCCACATCAG tCTGAACTCCACAGAGTACTCGGAGCTCAGAGAGAAGCTTCACGCTCCCATCAGGAGCTCAGCTAATGTGGTGATCCATCAGACCATCAGTGAACTCTTCCTGGACACCTTCAGGGCTCAGGTGGACCTCAACCCCCCCTACACCCTGCCCAGTGGACAG gATCTGGAGCCGTGTATCGGCTGTATGCAGGTTCCTGCTAACAGCAAGCTGGTCACACTCTGCCACACTGAAG agtCGGAAGGGGACTCGGACTGTCAGAGGTGTTTCTGCAGACCCATGTGGTGTCTGTCCTGTCTGGGTCGGTGGTTTGCGAGTCGTCAGGACCAGCAGAGACCTGAGACCTGGCTGTCCAGTCAAGTCCCATGTCCCACCTGCAGAGCCCGGTTCTGTATCCTGGACGTGTGTGTGGTCCGCtga
- the LOC132982489 gene encoding NLR family CARD domain-containing protein 3-like, translated as MQEQRPDSPGPSCLSVKSDRSIVRFINIKAGRPADGRVQQERSKVLRDQPDQQNPTDLDLIFMLLEENIVTFVKNELKRVQRVLSPDYPECLESQSEDEEQGRSCKDTFLTITLHFLRRMKQEELADCLQSRTVTAVCQQKLKSNLKEKFQCVFEGIAKAGNPTLLNQIYTELYITEGGTGEVNDEHEVRQIETASRKPHRPETTIRQEDIFKASPGRDEPIRRVMTKGVAGIGKTVLTQKFTLDWAEEKDNQDIQFTFPFTFRELNVLKEKKFSLVELVHHFFPETKEAGICRFEEFQHVFIFDGLDECRLPLDFKNNKTLTDVTESTSVDVLLTNLIRGELLPSARLWITTRPAAANQIPPECVDMVTEVRGFTDPQKDEYFRKRFRNEDQANRIISHIKTSRSLHIMCHIPVFCWITATVLEDVLKTREGGELPKTLTEMYIHFLVVQTKLKNIKYDGGAETDPHWSPESRKMIESLGKLAFEQLLKGNLIFYDSDLTECDINMSSLSVLRSVHTDLQRGERTVPGQGVLLHPSECSGVSGRSSCPSDLHQLASQSDVRKTKNVLEF; from the exons CCAACAGGAGCGCTCCAAGGTTCTCAGAGATCAACCAGACCAGCAGAATCCAACAGACCTGGACTTAATTTTTATG ctgctggaggagaacatCGTCACTTTTGTGAAGAACGAGCTGAAGAGAGTCCAGAGGGTTCTGAGTCCAGATTACCCAGAATGCTTAGAGAGTCAgagtgaggatgaagagcaggGGAGAAGctgtaaagatacatttttgacGATAACTCTCCACTTCCTGAGGagaatgaagcaggaggagctggctgactgtctgcagagca GAACAGTTACTGCAGTGTGccaacaaaaactcaaatctaacctgaaggagaagttccagtgtgtgtttgaggggattGCTAAAGCAGGAAACCCAACCCTTCTGAACCAGATCTACAcagagctctacatcacagagggagggactggagaggtcaatgatgaacacgaggtcagacagattgaaacagcatccaggaaaccacacagaccagaaacaaccatcagacaagaagacatctttaaagcctcacctggaagagatgaaccaatcagaagagtGATGACAAAGGGAGTGGCTGGCATCGGGaaaacagtcttaacacagaagttcactctggactgggCTGAAGAGAAAGACAACCAGGACATACAgttcacatttccattcacCTTCAGAGAGCTAAAtgtgctgaaagagaaaaagttcagcttggtggaacttgttcatcacttctttcctgaaaccaaagaagcaggaatctgcaggtttgaagagttccagcatgtgttcatctttgacggtctggatgagtgtcgacttcctctggactttaaaaacaacaagaccCTGACTGATGTCACAGAGTCCACCTCAGTAGATGTGCTGCTGACAAACCTCATCAGGGGGGAACTGCTTCCCTCTGCTCGCCTCTGGATAACCAcacgacctgcagcagccaatcagatccctcctgagtgtgttgacatggtgacagaggtcagagggttcACTGATCCTCAGAAGGACGAGTACTTCAGGAAGAGATTCAGAAATGAGGATCAGGCCAACAGAATCATCTCCCACATCAAGACATCCAGaagcctccacatcatgtgccacatcccagtcttctgctggatcactgctacagttctggaggatgtgctgaagaccagagagggaggagagctgcccaagaccctgactgagatgtacatccacttcctggtggttcagaccaaactgaagaacatcaagtatgatggaggagctgagacaGATCCACACTGGAgtccagagagcaggaagatgatTGAGTCTCTGGGAAAACTGGCTTTTGAGCAGCTGCTGAAAGGAAACCTGATCTTCTATgactcagacctgacagagtgtgACATCAATATGAGCAGCCTCAGTGTACTCAGGAGTGTTCACACAGATcttcaaagaggagagaggactgtaccaggacaaggtgttctgcttcatccatctgagtgttcaggagtttctggCCGCTCTTCATGTCCATCTGACCTTCATCAACTTGCGAGTCAATCTGATGTTAGAAAGACAAAGAACGTCCTGGAGTTCTGA